One Triticum dicoccoides isolate Atlit2015 ecotype Zavitan chromosome 5B, WEW_v2.0, whole genome shotgun sequence genomic window carries:
- the LOC119312861 gene encoding basic blue protein-like isoform X3 — translation MAAQGRGGAAVIVGVLLVCVLLSAAAVVEAAVFNVGDLGGWSFNTNSWPTGKRFKAGDVLVFKYDATAHDVVAVSAAGYKACAKPAKGAKVYKSGADRVTLARGTNYFICSIPGHCQSGMKIAVTAA, via the exons ATGGCGGCCCAGGGAAGAGGCGGTGCGGCCGTGATCGTGGGCGTGCTGCTCGTCTGCGTGCTCCTgagcgcggcggcggtggtggaggcggcggtgtTCAACGTCGGCGACCTCGGGGGCTGGTCCTTCAACACCAACTCCTGGCCCACCGGCAAGCGCTTCAAGGCCGGCGATGTCCTAG TGTTCAAGTACGACGCGACGGCGCACGACGTGGTGGCGGTGAGTGCGGCGGGGTACAAGGCCTGCGCCAAGCCGGCCAAGGGAGCCAAGGTCTACAAGTCCGGCGCCGACCGTGTCACCCTCGCCCGCGGCACAAACTACTTCATCTGCAGCATTCCCGGACACTGCCAGTCCGGCATGAAGATCGCCGTCACCGCCGCCTAG
- the LOC119312861 gene encoding basic blue protein-like isoform X1 produces the protein MAAQGRGGAAVIVGVLLVCVLLSAAAVVEAAVFNVGDLGGWSFNTNSWPTGKRFKAGDVLVFKYDATAHDVVAVSAAGYKACAKPAKGAKVYKSGADRVTLARGTNYFICSIPGHCQSGMKIAVTAA, from the exons ATGGCGGCCCAGGGAAGAGGCGGTGCGGCCGTGATCGTGGGCGTGCTGCTCGTCTGCGTGCTCCTgagcgcggcggcggtggtggaggcggcggtgtTCAACGTCGGCGACCTCGGGGGCTGGTCCTTCAACACCAACTCCTGGCCCACCGGCAAGCGCTTCAAGGCCGGCGATGTCCTAG TGTTCAAGTACGACGCGACGGCGCATGACGTGGTGGCGGTGAGCGCGGCGGGGTACAAGGCCTGCGCCAAGCCGGCCAAGGGCGCCAAGGTCTACAAGTCCGGCGCCGACCGCGTCACGCTCGCCCGCGGCACAAACTACTTCATCTGCAGCATCCCCGGCCACTGCCAGTCCGGCATGAAGATCGCCGTCACCGCCGCCTAG
- the LOC119312861 gene encoding chemocyanin-like isoform X2, protein MAAQGRGGAAVIVGVLLVCVLLSAAAVVEAAVFNVGDRGGWSFNTNSWPAGKRFKAGDVLVFKYDATAHDVVAVSAAGYKACAKPAKGAKVYKSGADRVTLARGTNYFICSIPGHCQSGMKIAVTAA, encoded by the exons ATGGCGGCCCAGGGAAGAGGCGGTGCGGCCGTGATCGTGGGCGTGCTGCTCGTCTGCGTGCTCCTgagcgcggcggcggtggtggag gcggcggtgttCAACGTCGGCGACCGCGGCGGCTGGTCCTTCAACACCAACTCCTGGCCCGCCGGCAAGCGCTTCAAGGCCGGTGACGTCCTAG TGTTCAAGTACGACGCGACGGCGCACGACGTGGTGGCGGTGAGTGCGGCGGGGTACAAGGCCTGCGCCAAGCCGGCCAAGGGAGCCAAGGTCTACAAGTCCGGCGCCGACCGTGTCACCCTCGCCCGCGGCACAAACTACTTCATCTGCAGCATTCCCGGACACTGCCAGTCCGGCATGAAGATCGCCGTCACCGCCGCCTAG
- the LOC119312863 gene encoding chemocyanin-like, translated as MAPQGRGSANVALVLGVLLLCTLVAEAAVFNVGDRGGWSFNTNSWPTGKRFKAGDVLVFKYDATAHDVVAVSAAGYKACAKPAKGAKVYKSGSDRVTLARGTNYFICSIPGHCQSGMKIAVTAV; from the exons ATGGCACCGCAGGGAAGAGGCAGTGCCAACGTGGCCCTGGTCCTAGGGGTGCTTCTTCTCTGCACGCtcgtggcggaggcggcggtgttCAACGTCGGCGACCGCGGCGGCTGGTCCTTCAACACCAACTCCTGGCCCACCGGCAAGCGCTTCAAGGCCGGCGACGTCCTAG TGTTCAAGTACGACGCGACGGCGCACGACGTGGTGGCGGTGAGCGCGGCGGGGTACAAGGCCTGCGCCAAGCCGGCCAAGGGCGCCAAGGTCTACAAGTCCGGCTCCGACCGCGTCACGCTCGCCCGCGGCACAAACTACTTCATCTGCAGCATTCCCGGACACTGCCAGTCCGGCATGAAGATCGCCGTCACCGCCGTCTAG